A window of Deltaproteobacteria bacterium contains these coding sequences:
- a CDS encoding GNAT family N-acetyltransferase, translated as MKGKTCTRRVFLSSPSWKEDFNWFLQNYTKALAEENHHHPLLAWRKIDPSRIEELRFSLETLLAQTEEACLLLAEWEGIQIGYFLGLLKTCLAEDPSRIGYLNGLYVSPEFRQKGVGKSLYQEGLAWFKSRGLNAIELYLAEGNSMGLKFWEKQGYAVAEKILVKRI; from the coding sequence ATGAAAGGGAAAACATGCACCCGTCGCGTCTTCCTTTCTTCTCCTTCCTGGAAAGAGGACTTTAACTGGTTTCTCCAAAACTATACCAAGGCCTTGGCCGAAGAGAATCATCATCATCCCCTGCTTGCCTGGCGGAAAATAGATCCTTCGCGCATTGAGGAATTGAGGTTTTCCCTAGAAACACTCCTCGCTCAAACGGAAGAGGCTTGTCTCCTCCTTGCAGAATGGGAGGGAATTCAAATTGGATATTTTCTAGGTCTGCTAAAAACCTGTTTGGCAGAAGATCCCTCGCGTATCGGTTATCTGAATGGGCTTTATGTCTCTCCCGAGTTTCGTCAAAAAGGCGTAGGAAAATCCCTTTATCAGGAAGGTCTGGCCTGGTTTAAAAGTAGGGGTTTGAATGCTATTGAACTCTACCTGGCCGAAGGAAATTCAATGGGGCTCAAATTCTGGGAGAAACAAGGTTATGCGGTGGCGGAAAAAATTTTGGTGAAGAGAATTTGA
- a CDS encoding flagellar motor protein, translating into MDLATIIGIVLALAGIVGGLLIEGGNIKQILQPTAAMIVFGGTFGALLVSFPLDVFILAMKGFIKIVRPDPMKPEAIIEEIIKLATKARKDGVVSLEADAKNIQDPFFKKAIMMAVDGADPKELQKLLEMQLSYMEEDEAKIPKVWESAGGYSPTIGIIGAVMGLIQVMGHLEDIQEVGRGIAVAFVATIYGVAAANIVFLPASGKLALQNKKNMVIKEMILEGVMLIVEGVNPRVIQDKLSIFFGEKTEEAKPQAAATGEKAA; encoded by the coding sequence ATGGATCTAGCGACTATTATCGGTATTGTACTTGCGTTAGCAGGTATTGTGGGGGGCCTTCTCATAGAAGGTGGGAATATAAAGCAGATCCTGCAGCCCACTGCGGCGATGATAGTCTTTGGGGGAACCTTTGGAGCGCTGCTTGTTTCATTTCCACTCGACGTATTTATTCTTGCGATGAAAGGCTTCATAAAGATTGTCAGGCCAGACCCCATGAAGCCCGAGGCGATTATTGAAGAAATCATCAAGCTGGCGACAAAGGCCCGTAAAGATGGTGTGGTCTCGCTGGAGGCCGATGCCAAGAACATTCAAGACCCCTTTTTTAAAAAAGCCATCATGATGGCCGTCGATGGTGCGGATCCTAAGGAATTACAAAAACTTCTGGAGATGCAGCTTTCTTACATGGAGGAAGATGAGGCCAAGATCCCCAAGGTCTGGGAAAGTGCAGGGGGCTATTCTCCCACCATTGGAATTATCGGAGCCGTTATGGGGCTCATCCAGGTTATGGGGCATCTCGAAGATATCCAGGAAGTAGGGCGTGGAATTGCGGTGGCCTTTGTTGCCACCATTTACGGTGTGGCAGCTGCGAACATCGTTTTTTTGCCTGCTTCCGGAAAGCTTGCCCTGCAAAACAAGAAAAACATGGTTATTAAAGAAATGATTTTGGAAGGAGTCATGCTCATTGTCGAGGGGGTCAATCCTCGTGTGATTCAGGATAAACTTTCAATCTTCTTTGGAGAAAAAACTGAAGAAGCCAAGCCACAAGCTGCAGCAACAGGCGAAAAGGCAGCCTAG
- the flgL gene encoding flagellar hook-associated protein FlgL, which yields MAVSRLTFNTFNLSIANNLAKVQREYEQASVPVQTGYRLNNLSDDPTSISRLFSLKQDVNNNDQYQRNLTTAKLKLSFADDQLTSVNDLMSQVKDIALQANNSTISSSTLNQLSTQLGNLKTQLVGYGNAQYDNQYIFGGTATSTLPFSGVPTIFNGNSTAINVQANSTLQVQVNSDGAKIFTGTGGGQNLFALLDSLQTAVGAGDLTAITSLLPQLDSGLDQINQARADIGARTQQIDLVESSLSQDRLNTLSSLSDVQDVSIDQATTNLMTKETALRLVYASSNRLFSIIGTLTLDGK from the coding sequence ATGGCTGTCAGTCGATTAACATTCAATACCTTCAATCTGTCTATTGCGAATAACCTTGCCAAGGTCCAGCGCGAGTATGAACAGGCCTCCGTTCCTGTTCAGACGGGGTATCGCCTCAATAACCTGTCGGATGACCCCACCAGTATCTCGCGTCTGTTCTCCCTGAAACAGGATGTGAACAACAATGATCAGTATCAGCGTAACCTGACAACGGCGAAATTAAAACTTTCCTTCGCCGATGATCAATTGACGAGTGTGAACGATTTGATGTCGCAGGTGAAGGACATCGCCCTGCAGGCCAACAACTCCACCATCTCTTCTTCGACGCTTAATCAATTGTCAACACAACTGGGCAATTTAAAGACCCAACTTGTGGGATATGGAAATGCCCAGTATGACAATCAGTACATCTTCGGAGGGACGGCAACGAGCACGCTGCCTTTTTCGGGGGTTCCCACAATTTTCAATGGCAACTCGACGGCGATAAATGTTCAGGCGAATAGTACTTTGCAAGTTCAAGTGAATTCGGATGGGGCAAAAATTTTCACCGGAACGGGAGGGGGGCAGAATCTTTTTGCTCTCCTGGATAGCCTGCAAACGGCGGTGGGTGCAGGAGATCTAACAGCCATCACGTCGCTTCTGCCCCAACTTGATTCGGGGCTGGATCAGATCAATCAGGCCCGTGCAGACATAGGGGCACGCACCCAACAAATCGATTTAGTGGAGTCTTCCTTGTCTCAAGACAGGCTGAATACCCTGTCTAGTTTATCGGATGTTCAGGATGTCAGTATTGACCAGGCCACCACTAATCTGATGACCAAAGAAACCGCCTTGAGATTGGTTTATGCCAGTTCCAATCGTTTATTTTCTATCATTGGGACCTTAACTCTTGATGGAAAATGA